A section of the Babesia microti strain RI chromosome I, complete genome genome encodes:
- a CDS encoding conserved Plasmodium protein, unknown function (overlaps_old_locusTagID:BBM_I02745): MMADRSSGESYKFSLKQSSLLRKFSSSKSVNYEEKKKPTKPIFLIAGFILVLIFPISGCMTYCIMKNKDNEPEVYRWAFRALAMGSALSVIYAYIICSVYYNIKAYSFEGDKLGFSFM; the protein is encoded by the exons ATGATGGCA GATAGAAGCAGTGGTGAGTCGTACAAATTTTCGCTCAAACAGTCAAGCTTGCTCCGCAAGTTTTCCAGCTCAAAAAGTGTCAAT TATGAAGAAAAAAAGAAGCCTACTAAACCTATCTTCTTAATAGCAGGATTCATTTTAGTACTGATATTCCCCATCTCAG GTTGTATGACTTACTGTATCATGAAAAATAAGGACAATGAACCCGAAGTGTATAGATGGGCCTTTAGGGCTTTGGCTATGGGTTCAGCTTTAAGTGTAATTTATGcctatattatttgttcggtttactataatataaaagCTTATTCCTTTGAGGGGGACAAATTAGGGTTTAGTTTTATGTAA
- a CDS encoding Der1-like family (overlaps_old_locusTagID:BBM_I02725) → MVEIDNIIANLPLMTRIYIMSCTALMILCSLDIISPLSLYMSWKLVFKGEIWRLVTCFLYFGPFGVNFFWNIYVLIHYCSSLERVSMNNKPADFLWMLICSAIMVLFFSIFFGSSLFFSGCMINVMTYVWGRKNPYAQMAILFFTVPAPYLPWILTAMSYFVDFQLGENLLGIFVGHVYYFFKDVYPSMPTSCGLSIFDTPSCVKNFMGQT, encoded by the exons ATGGTGGAAATAGACAATATTATCGCAAACCTGCCCCTAATGACACgaatttatataatgtCATGTACAGCACTCATGATATTGTGTTCCCTGGATATAATCAGCCCTTTAAGCCTATACATGAGTTGGAAACTCGTTTTCAAAGGTGAAATATGGCGATTAGTGACCtgttttttgtattttggTCCATTTGGTGTAAATTTCTTCTGGAATATATACGTATTAATCCATTACTGTAGCTCATTGGAGAGAGTGTCAATGAATAACAAACCTGCTGACTTTCTCTGGATGTTAATATGCTCTGCAATAATGGTTTTG TTTTTCTCTATATTCTTTGGTTCTAGCTTATTTTTTAGCGGTTGTATGATCAACGTTATGACGTACGTTTGGGGGCGCAAAAACCCCTACGCTCAGATGGCCATCCTTTTCTTCACTGTTCCTGCGCCATATCTCCCATG GATCCTAACGGCTATGAGCTATTTTGTCGACTTCCAGCTTGGAGAGAACCTCCTTGGGATTTTCGTGGGccatgtatattattttttcaaggACGTATATCCAAGCATGCCCACCTCTTGCGGGTTATCTATATTTGATACACCTTCTTGTGTCAAAAACTTTATGGGTCAGACATAG
- a CDS encoding DNA-directed RNA polymerase III subunit RPC4, putative — protein sequence MLFKDEDVDEDDKINIEVQPMDFKPIESQSTVQTHDISTELAQIIDECLDNSVDHLQLSTLHDGIPHPISLEAISTSLNQEKIIVDDSSAVDTMLHVQLPKFLPMLDKESTIAASRGNNIAQQKQFDRKNETIEYNYAASTVNELPSGYLGKLRVYRNGTRTLDIGGTLYKVTEGTHSTSAQKFACYMPETEEFVLLGACNRCVTVSVDVNAMLFQNEH from the exons ATGCTATTCAAGGATGAGGACGTTGATGAGGATGATAAGATCAACATTGAAGTTCAGCCCATGGACTTTAAACCTATTGAATCGCAATCTACAGTTCAAACCCATGATATTAGCACAGAACTAGCACAAATTATAGATGAATGTCTTGACAATTCGGTTGATCACCTCCAATTATCAACACTTCACGATGGAATTCCTCATCCTATTTCATTAGAAGCGATTAGTACTAGTTTAAATCAA gaaaaaataattgtagaTGACTCAAGTGCCGTGGATACTATGCTTCACGTACAGTTGCCCAAATTTCTCCCCATGTTGGACAAGGAATCCACTATCGCCGCTTCAAGGGGCAATAATATTGCACAACAGAAGCAATTTGATAGAAAAAATGAGACAATTGAATACAATTATGCTGCATCTACTGTGAATGAACTGCCAAGTGGGTACCTAGGCAAACTGAGGGTCTACCGAAATGGCACCAGAACGCTGGACATTGGGGGAACGTTATATAAAGTGACAGAAGGGACTCATAGTACATCAGCTCAA AAATTCGCATGTTATATGCCAGAAACGGAAGAATTTGTGCTTTTGG GTGCCTGTAACAGATGCGTAACAGTATCAGTTGATGTAAATGCAATGCTGTTCCAGAATGAACATTAA
- a CDS encoding structural maintenance of chromosome 4 (overlaps_old_locusTagID:BBM_I02740), translating to MDDELEVLDEIIFEQPTFRKPGKHPNSADIARENRKKSAPPPPVCVTDVDEVTSPGYTRRLIIERVVLYNFKSYGGTRIIGPYHKRFTSIIGPNGSGKSNVIDAMLFVFGFGARQMRFKNVAELIHNSAAYRNKNGGKPLDKMSVSIHFMEIIDKDPDKEEFEIVPGSELIITREAFQDSTSKYKINGSTSSKKQVVNALKDRHMDLENNRFLILQGEVEQISQMKPKGTKPDEEGLLEYLEDIIGTKQYLEPINEKTEEHSKLQDELQDKKSLYDVANKEIEDMISSKDKVDKYLETDKEMLKLEILVIHHTLVKMTEEKEAKTKELNKFEHDSKEHHKIIDDLTDHKKNLTAEMTKLENELESSENTFKDVKSKFQKLCARDEELRRHLNRDVTKIKEKTKTMENLKKKISDNEKTIVKNMEKIETMTKEIPSCEAALEQADKNLENIQNMLKDDIKTCTMALAEAEKSVAPLQSELDNIYKELSDLSTKRELMLQRTESTEKELKQIEESLSKVKCELADNNQKLKEAKVTLTQKKTTFHINKAKITELEEQLKEQRSAYKVLKIAYESQKLENEGMSNQNKQQSYINGLVNKGTLKGFFGKLCDLCTIDSKFEKALMVAGGAFMDHYVVETPEVASQIFDELRKMNLGRASVLALTVVEKSKGRFTAAMENGMEPIKGLTSTAKRLIDLIKPTEERFKICFFHAIGETIVTGNIEDAFTIGYNERKRVVTIEGELIEPDGRLCGGGSTSSKKTGSSAASKKEQINIKQVTDLETKLANLESEYTNVQKQIREYMMLEEEVDNKISMLKQLIDNDEASLAKYEKRKQSLLNQIKEISKCNSTAEIDSEIARVTKFKEAKEKDVKMLEKKVTSASNALKNVGGGKLKDAKAKYKSCEQNVTSKFEQIDSLKKSVTNSKADVERCKKQYEKLEKEILQHKENEEKINGEIDCIEKEAAKIKQFQDELANKIKINTESIAKHKAQIDEIEKQLSEFNLKLVEINHSLQDITKLLAQLDTNITNETGKGEKFAEKYKKSAELLLESIALTEEFRNIENEDVSVKIKKFDPAELVIEEIDIKKAQSQIEEKKKELEDMKVNLSVIGEFKNKLQELKKKFHELNRVKIHCKNVGDALETLCNKRKKEFLDGFAVIAAKLKEMYQAITFGGDAELELLDSTDPFTEGILFSVRPAKKSWKQIQNLSGGEKTLSSLALVFALHHYKPNPVYFMDEIDAALDFRNVGIIAQNIKNRTKNAQFIIISLRNQMFELCNRMIGIYKTFSVTKTVFIDPSKYDDIYDNVSGNEKKEVKK from the exons ATGGATGATGAATTGGAAGTGTTGGATGAGATTATATTTGAACAACCCACTTTTAGAAAGCCTGGAAAACATCCAAATAGTGCAGATATTGCCAGGGAGAATCGAAAAAAGAGTGCGCCTCCTCCCCCAGTGTGCGTAACAGATGTAGATGAGGTTACAAGTCCTGGTTACACTCGTAGGCTTATTATTGAACGTGTtgtattgtataatttcaaaAGTTACGGAGGCACTAGGATTATAGGTCCTTACCACAAAAGATTCACTTCCATAATAGGGCCAAATGGGAGCGGAAAATCAAACGTCATAGACGCTATGCTTTTTGTCTTTGGCTTTGGCGCTAGGCAAATGAGGTTTAAAAATGTGGCTGAACTAATTCATAACTCGGCAGCCTATAGGAATAAGAATGGAGGGAAACCCTTGGATAAAATGTCAGTATCTATCCACTTTATGGAGATAATCGATAAGGACCCCGATAAAGAGGAGTTTGAAATTGTTCCTGGATCAGAGCTCATAATTACACGAGAAGCTTTCCAAGATAGTACGTCAAAgtacaaaattaatggATCCACTTCCAGCAAGAAACAGGTGGTTAATGCACTCAAGGATAGACATATGGACCTAGAAAATAATCGATTCCTAATTTTGCAGGGGGAAGTGGAGCAGATTTCTCAAATGAAACCAAAGGGCACAAAACCAGATGAGGAAGGGTTGCTTGAGTATCTAGAAGATATCATAGGAACTAAGCAATATCTGGAGCCTATAAATGAAAAGACAGAAGAACACTCGAAATTGCAAGATGAACTACAGGATAAAAAATCTCTATACGATGTGGCAAACAAAGAAATAGAGGATATGATATCATCAAAGGATAAAGTCGATAAGTATTTAGAGACGGATAAAGAGATGCTAAAACTTGAAATACTTGTTATCCATCACACACTAGTGAAAATGACGGAGGAAAAGGAAGCAAAGACAAAggaattaaacaaatttgagCATGATTCTAAAGAACAccacaaaataattgatgatcTCACTGATCATAAGAAGAACTTAACCGCTGAAATGActaaattggaaaatgaacTTGAGAGTTCTGAAAACACATTTAAAGATGTAAAAAgtaaatttcaaaaattatgcGCACGTGACGAAGAATTGCGACGTCATTTGAATCGTGATGTTACAAAGATAAAAGAAAAGACCAAAACTATGGAGAATCTCAAGAAAAAAATCAGTGACAATGAAAAGACAATCGTCaaaaatatggaaaagATCGAAACCATGACGAAAGAGATTCCAAGTTGTGAAGCTGCATTAGAACAGGCGGATAAAAATCTTGAAAACATCCAAAATATGCTAAAAGATGATATAAAAACTTGCACAATGGCATTGGCAGAAGCTGAAAAATCTGTAGCCCCTTTACAGAGTGAACTAgacaatatatacaaagAGCTGAGTGATTTGTCTACTAAGAGAGAATTAATGCTTCAAAGAACAGAATCCACAGAAAAGGAGCTGAAGCAAATAGAAGAGAGCTTGTCTAAGGTAAAATGTGAGTTAGCTGATAATAATCAGAAACTGAAGGAGGCAAAAGTCACTTTGACTCAGAAGAAAACCACGTTCCACATCAACAAAGCAAAAATTACTGAACTAGAGGAACAGTTGAAGGAACAAAGGAGTGCGTATAAGGTGCTGAAAATTGCATATGAATCACAAAAGCTCGAGAATGAGGGCATGTCCaatcaaaataaacaaCAATCATACATCAACGGTTTGGTTAACAAGGGAACTCTTAAGGGcttttttggcaaattatGCGACCTATGTACAATTGATTCAAAATTCGAAAAGGCTTTAATGGTCGCTGGCGGCGCTTTTATGGATCATTATGTAGTGGAAACGCCCGAAGTCGCTTCTCAGATATTTGACGAGCTCCGAAAAATGAATCTGGGCAGGGCATCAGTGCTAGCTCTTACAGTGGTAGAGAAATCTAAGGGTAGATTCACTGCTGCTATGGAAAATGGAATGGAACCAATCAAGGGCCTAACAAGCACCGCCAAGAGGTTGATTGATTTAATCAAGCCCACTGAGGAGAGATTCAAGATTTGTTTTTTCCACGCAATAGGAGAGACAATTGTAACAGGTAACATAGAAGATGCATTTACCATTGGATACAATGAGAGGAAGAGAGTTGTTACAATAGAAGGGGAGTTGATTGAGCCAGACGGTCGATTATGTGGAGGTGGTTCAACTTCTTCCAAAAAAACGGGAAGTTCAGCGGCTTCTAAAAAGGAACAGATCAACATTAAACAGGTTACAGATCTCGAGACAAAACTTGCCAATTTGGAGTCGGAGTATACAAATGTGCAAAAGCAGATACGCGAGTATATGATGCTGGAGGAGGAAGTAGATAATAAAATCAGCATGTTAAAGCAACTTATAGATAATGATGAGGCAAGTTTGGCTAAATATGAAAAGAGGAAACAAAGTCTGTTAAACCAGATTAAGGAGATAAGCAAATGCAATTCAACGGCTGAGATTGATAGTGAGATAGCTAGGGTAACTAAATTTAAAGAGGCCAAGGAGAAGGATGTTAAGATGCTTGAAAAGAAGGTTACTAGTGCCAGTAATGCTTTGAAGAATGTGGGAGGGGGGAAATTAAAGGATGCAAAAGCAAAATACAAATCTTGTGAACAAAACGTCACTTCCAAGTTTGAACAAATAGATTCCTTGAAAAAGTCTGTGACAAATTCCAAAGCCGACGTTGAAAGATGCAAGAAACAGTATGAAAAGCTGGAGAAGGAAATCCTTCAGCATAAAGAAAATGAAGAGAAGATCAATGGGGAGATTGATTGTATTGAGAAAGAAGCAGCAAAGATTAAACAGTTTCAAGATGAGCTGGCCAATAAAATCAAGATAAATACCGAATCAATTGCGAAGCATAAAGCAcaaattgatgaaattgaaaaacaGCTATCTGAATTCAATTTGAAACTGGTTGAAATTAACCATTCATTGCAAGATATAACTAAGTTATTAGCACAATTGGACACTAATATAACAAACGAAACTGGCAAGGGCGAGAAGTTTGCTGAAAAATATAAGAAATCTGCTGAACTCCTTCTGGAATCTATAGCTCTTACTGAAgaatttagaaatattgAGAATGAAGATGTCAgtgttaaaattaaaaaattcgaTCCTGCAGAGTTAGTGATAGAGGAGATCGATATTAAGAAGGCCCAGAGTCAAATTGAGGAGAAGAAGAAAGAACTAGAAGATATGAAAGTCAATTTAAGTGTCATTGGCGAGTTTAAAAACAAACTCCAGGAACTAAAAAAGAAATTTCATGAATTGAATAGAGTGAAAATTCACTGCAAGAACGTAGGAGATGCTTTGGAAACTTTGTGCAACAAGAGAAAGAAGGAGTTTCTTGATGGATTTGCGGTTATTGCAGCTAAACTCAAGGAGATGTACCAA GCTATAACATTTGGCGGTGATGCTGAACTAGAGTTGCTGGATTCGACTGACCCATTTACCGAGGgcatattatttagtgttCGACCTGCCAAGAAGAGTTGGAAACAGATTCAAAACCTTTCGG GTGGCGAAAAAACCCTCAGCTCACTAGCCCTAGTGTTTGCTTTGCATCATTACAAGCCAAACCCAGTGTATTTTATGGATGAAATTGACGCCGCCCTGGACTTTCGCAACGTTGGTATTATTGCACAAAATATCAAA AATCGCACAAAAAATGCCCAGTTTATCATAATATCCCTCAGAAACCAAATGTTCGAACTTTGTAACAGGATGATTGGGATTTACAAAACATTTAGTGTCACCAAGACTGTGTTTATTGACCCTTCCAAGtatgatgatatatacGATAATGTTAGCGGGAATGAGAAGAAAGAAGTGAAGAAATGA
- a CDS encoding Rho GTPase-activating protein gacHH (overlaps_old_locusTagID:BBM_I02730) encodes MDNLKCIQDYLGVHIILDRSLGVQDSNALSAFEKFNPSNTDGIVVHIQVDKGSVVQIVAVSFLKPGWTIHDAKNIVLASKEEWLHQASAMFLNGPDYAKTQQPHFPSSHYSQQALGGPHFKNGQMSPKLQQSPPQEVVKKPSRPTLFNLLEALASDNLTTVEQRRCIRGIVTDFLTNEIPHGKVYAYIGAIIGHDTLHNVIRSLENDVNRSSVLDPQGLMRIEAAFGLSSANASQMTTGSTDKPNDSQMPQQTEAATTADAQQFGFGATNKEEILRVIRRNLNAKKVQGSTRLNGVTGYPAAAGLLQKTCWLPVRRPLSSGSIYGHSMICVGGKAYFIGGSSERGKPPSFSSTYSVSLVDFTSRQIGLSGDIPSQREYNSCNFAILRGVHSVVLFGGFDGTKFLNDLHILDMETRVWSLVIVNGRLPPPRDQHTALIYPARSDLGDTASKSIKNAEYLFIFGGRTGTRQFVQCLNDMWAFRFDSSTWIQVLTDEPVPLPRFGMDAVWTDDFNLCVFGGETIQHSHSPFGSGRNLASGTPKRHLLSDLWLFKLITIRVDDTDHSIVGCWTQESYDGHIGPRSHYKAIFIAQRFKEIRTGEPRTVERLMLLSGGLTYSDRGHRLTPPNTESKDSCGVEASTDQNRSNLSPVDCHRDDAGVQGVQGRIVASDKIFVYFFSQHRWYSLKPNYAGDLKGDSFGPRQLHVMCFFEKRNLTSPEYRPPVPCIFIHGGYHKKKVLSDAWVLSLTGEDPFVTISGMKTRQGGVVPPGHPNGSMANIDKIPPSLRTYPPWYCRETHSPSLLWAFCGMQKWAFGPFSHILHNSLSSNALASNVHVRYQLGPEDEPMLSIQDDGHGLDYVTMNKLLKLFGHMNLGGQGEIPSYSYGCGFKLAFSRLATSCVIMSRTHNTIGIGMISQELMSQCESKEMVTPLCMWKLPNKEFISTDNAADQRHHQRLLMSYSPFGTPTLLAEQINMLGTFPGTIILFWNMRTDLDNVVWDPSEGCFMLSSCLQPGAGGPINSSKNGKESTVSAGTGDDMQVDTNNGSVSSTVTNNSGVGIYNQISNAQGFPNMPEFPLWKKARYSIDYCLPTYLFWSHLKSPACIYSQGTLLKGKLGPKLQHKRYACNDPSCVYCEVSPICNNTLPIGYTNNLYDFLKSNLHHCAELICLFSPQDHYQGAGALIGFLNDFNTPLHNRICEAGILLYFKNRLIRRYESTFPESSELLDSAILPPLPTLFEGQVYKYGLTAAISVPEWLVPSVTKQEFIHEGNAPYIVFQKKLKALIIEYLKVCRDPNLLNDWVENKNKVTDMHSDKVASDFASSSEDEYVPAIDSTHHSPRT; translated from the exons ATGGATAACCTTAAGTGCATCCAGGACTACTTGGGGGTTCACATCATCCTAGACCGATCGCTTGGTGTCCAAGACTCTAATGCACTTTCTGCATTCGAGAAGTTCAATCCTTCTAATACTGACGGCATTGTTGTTCACATTCAGGTTGACAAGGGTTCCGTGGTACAGATTGTTGCAGTTAGTTTTCTCAAGCCAGG GTGGACAATTCATGATGCCAAAAACATAGTGCTAGCTAGTAAGGAAGAATGGCTACATCAGGCCAGCGCAATGTTCCTGAATGGCCCCGACTATGCAAAAACTCAACAACCGCATTTTCCGTCCTCGCATTATTCACAACAAGCATTAGGTGGGCCCCATTTTAAGAATGGGCAAATGTCACCAAAACTGCAACAGTCTCCTCCACAAGAGGTGGTCAAGAAACCCTCTAGACCCACATTGTTCAACTTGTTAGAGGCATTGGCCAGCGACAATCTTACTACGGTTGAACAGCGGCGGTGCATAAGGGGGATAGTTACCGATTTTCTCACAAACGAGATTCCACATGGGAAGGTGTATGCGTACATTGGGGCCATAATTGGCCATGATACGTTGCACAATGTAATACGGTCGCTGGAGAATGATGTGAACAGATCGTCGGTTCTTGATCCACAGGGTTTGATGCGTATAGAAGCTGCATTTGGCCTCAGCAGTGCCAATGCATCACAAATGACGACTGGTTCAACGGACAAGCCGAACGATAGCCAGATGCCGCAGCAGACAGAAGCTGCAACAACAGCGGACGCCCAACAATTTGGGTTCGGTGCAACAAACAAGGAGGAAATTCTAAGGGTGATTAGACGTAATTTGAACGCGAAAAAAGTGCAGGGTTCTACCCGTCTAAACGGAGTAACGGGATATCCTGCAGCAGCTGGATTACTTCAAAAAACCTGCTGGTTGCCTGTGCGTAGGCCTTTGTCATCCGGATCAATTTACGGCCATTCTATGATTTGCGTGGGCGGAAAAGCTTATTTCATCGGAGGATCTTCTGAGCGGGGGAAACCGCCCAGCTTCTCCAGTACATACTCAGTGTCACTGGTTGACTTTACCTCCAGGCAAATAGGTCTGTCAGGGGATATACCGTCGCAAAGGGAATACAATTCATGTAATTTCGCAATTTTACGCGGAGTGCATAGCGTGGTATTATTTGGCGGGTTCGATGGTACTAAGTTTCTCAACGATTTGCATATTTTGGATATGGAGACTAGGGTATGGTCGCTCGTAATTGTAAATGGGCGATTGCCTCCGCCTAGAGATCAGCACACAGCACTAATTTACCCTGCTAGATCTGATCTTGGGGACACAGCCTCTAAGAGTATAAAAAATGCGGAGTATTTGTTCATATTCGGCGGTCGCACAGGAACTCGACAATTTGTTCAGTGCCTCAATGACATGTGGGCCTTCCGTTTTGATTCCAGCACTTGGATTCAAGTGCTGACGGATGAGCCTGTACCACTGCCTAGATTTGGAATGGATGCGGTTTGGACAGACGACTTCAACTTGTGTGTGTTTGGCGGTGAGACTATTCAACATTCACATTCACCCTTTGGATCTGGAAGGAATCTTGCTTCTGGTACTCCAAAGCGCCATTTGTTGAGCGACTTATGGCTATTTAAGCTTATAACTATTCGCGTCGATGACACAGACCACTCCATTGTGGGCTGTTGGACTCAGGAGTCGTACGATGGGCACATCGGCCCTAGATCGCATTACAAGGCAATTTTTATAGCGCAGCGCTTCAAAGAAATTCGCACTGGTGAACCTAGGACGGTTGAGCGCCTTATGCTGCTATCGGGAGGCTTGACCTATTCGGACCGTGGACACAGGCTTACTCCACCAAACACTGAGTCGAAAGATTCGTGTGGAGTTGAGGCATCCACAGATCAGAACAGATCCAATCTATCACCTGTGGACTGCCATAGGGACGATGCCGGCGTCCAAGGTGTCCAAGGTAGGATAGTTGCTTCTGACAagatatttgtatattttttttcCCAGCACAGGTGGTATTCGTTGAAGCCCAACTACGCGGGAGATTTGAAGGGTGATTCATTTGGTCCGCGACAGCTACATGTTATGTGTTTTTTTGAGAAACGCAACCTCACTAGCCCCGAGTACCGCCCTCCTGTGCCTTGCATTTTTATCCATGGCGGATATCACAAGAAGAAGGTTTTATCTGACGCTTGGGTACTTTCACTTACTGGAGAAGATCCATTTGTCACCATAAGTGGGATGAAGACTAGGCAAGGAGGGGTGGTACCGCCGGGACATCCCAATGGTTCTATGGCTAATATCGACAAGATACCTCCTAGTTTGCGTACTTACCCGCCCTGGTATTGTAGGGAGACACACTCTCCCAGTCTGCTTTGGGCATTTTGTGGGATGCAAAAGTGGGCTTTTGGGCCATTTTCTCACATCTTGCACAATTCTTTATCTTCCAATGCTTTGGCATCTAACGTCCACGTCAGGTACCAGCTTGGGCCTGAAGATGAACCCATGTTATCCATCCAGGACGACGGGCACGGCTTGGACTATGTAACTATGAACAAGTTGCTCAAGCTTTTTGGGCATATGAACTTAGGCGGACAGGGTGAGATCCCTAGTTACAGCTATGGATGCGGATTCAAGTTAGCTTTCAGTCGCCTGGCCACGAGCTGCGTGATAATGTCACGGACGCATAATACAATTGGGATAGGAATGATATCTCAAGAACTGATGAGTCAATGTGAGTCTAAGGAAATGGTTACACCTCTGTGTATGTGGAAGCTTCCTAACAAGGAGTTTATTAGTACTGATAACGCGGCAGATCAGAGACACCACCAGCGATTGCTCATGTCCTACAGCCCCTTTGGTACCCCAACCCTGCTGGCTGAGCAGATCAATATGCTTGGAACCTTTCCTGGGACAATAATCCTATTTTGGAACATGCGCACTGATTTGGACAATGTGGTATGGGACCCTAGTGAGGGTTGTTTTATGCTGAGTAGTTGCCTGCAGCCTGGAGCCGGTGGTCCAATTAATTCCAGCAAGAATGGAAAAGAATCAACTGTTAGCGCAGGCACTGGGGACGATATGCAAGTAGACACTAACAATGGTAGTGTCAGTAGTACTGTGACAAATAATTCGGGGGTTGGGATATATAATCAGATATCGAATGCCCAGGGGTTTCCCAATATGCCTGAATTTCCATTGTGGAAGAAGGCTCGTTATTCCATCGATTATTGCCTGCCTACCTACCTGTTCTGGTCCCATTTGAAGAGCCCTGCCTGTATTTACAGTCAGGGCACGCTGCTTAAGGGGAAATTGGGGCCTAAACTTCAGCACAAGAGGTACGCCTGCAATGACCCCTCCTGTGTCTATTGTGAAGTATCCCCGATATGCAACAACACCTTACCCATTGGCTATACCAACAACCTGTACGACTTTCTAAAATCAAACCTTCACCACTGCGCCGAATTGATATGTTTGTTCAGTCCTCAAGACCATTATCAGGGTGCTGGAGCTCTGATTGGGTTCTTAAATGACTTTAATACACCGCTCCATAATCGCATTTGTGAAGCAGGTATCCTGCTATACTTCAAGAACCGCCTAATCAGACGCTACGAATCTACCTTCCCAGAGTCTTCTGAGCTACTTGACTCTGCCATTTTACCTCCCCTGCCCACGCTGTTTGAGGGACAGGTCTACAAGTATGGGCTTACTGCGGCGATTAGTGTACCTGAATGGCTTGTACCATCTGTGACCAAGCAGGAGTTCATTCATGAGGGTAATGCCCCTTACATAGTTTTTCAGAAGAAGCTCAAGGCGCTAATTATTGAGTATTTGAAGGTCTGCCGTGACCCCAACCTTCTGAATGACTGGgttgaaaataaaaacaagGTGACAGATATGCACAGCGATAAGGTTGCTTCAGATTTTGCCTCTAGCTCTGAAGATGAATATGTGCCTGCAATCGATTCTACCCATCACTCCCCCCGAACCTAA